One segment of Primulina tabacum isolate GXHZ01 chromosome 6, ASM2559414v2, whole genome shotgun sequence DNA contains the following:
- the LOC142548619 gene encoding PHD finger-like domain-containing protein 5A isoform X2, whose translation MAKHHPDLIMCRKQPGIAIGRLCEKDDGKCVVCDSYVRPCTLVRICDECNYGSFQGRCVICGGVGISDAYYCKECTQLEKDRDGCPKIVNLGSAKTDLFYERKKYGFKKR comes from the coding sequence ATGGCTAAGCATCATCCAGATTTAATCATGTGTCGCAAGCAACCAGGGATAGCTATAGGAAGGCTTTGTGAGAAAGATGATGGAAAATGTGTGGTTTGTGATTCCTATGTGCGCCCTTGCACGCTTGTTCGTATATGTGATGAATGCAATTATGGATCTTTCCAAGGCCGGTGTGTCATCTGTGGTGGGGTGGGAATCTCGGATGCCTATTATTGCAAGGAGTGCACCCAGCTCGAAAAAGATAGGGATGGATGCCCTAAGATAGTCAACTTGGGGAGTGCTAAAACTGATCTATTTTATGAGAGGAAGAAATATGGCTTCAAGAAGAGGTGA
- the LOC142548618 gene encoding LOW QUALITY PROTEIN: leucine--tRNA ligase, cytoplasmic-like (The sequence of the model RefSeq protein was modified relative to this genomic sequence to represent the inferred CDS: deleted 1 base in 1 codon) produces MTEETGKSFARRDKLLEIESQVQKMWDDGNVFQADPKDSPPKPGEKFFGNFPFPYMNGYLHLGHAFSLSKLEFAAAYHRLRGANVLLPFAFHCTGMPIKASADKLTREIEMFGNPPVFPVVQEEESGEPGGKSENESEGNQAQPGGNFKGKKSKAVAKSGGVKYQWEIMQSYGLTDEEIVKFTNPYHWLTFFPPLAVEDLKAFGLGCDWRRTFITTDMNPYFDSFVRWQVRKLKAMEKIVKDLRYTIYSPLDGQPCADHDRASGEGVIPQEYILIKMEVIGPFTSKMSVLEGKKVYLAAATLRPETMYGQTNCWVLPDGKYGAFEIDDNQVFILTRRAALNLAYQKLSRFQEKPTCLLELTGQDLIGLPLKSPLAFNEIIYTLPMLSVLTDKGTGIVTSVPSDSPDDYMALQDLKAKPAFRAKYGVKDEWVVPFEIIPIIHHPEFGDKSAERICIDKKIKSQNDREKLDDAKKIIYKGGFYEGTMLVGEFTGMKVQEAKSLIRNKILELELGVIYSEPEKKVMSRSGDECVVALTDQWYITYGEEEWRKAAEECLASMNLYSEEARHGFEHTLSWLNQWACSRNFGLGTRIPWDEEFLVESLSDSTLYMAYYTVAHVLQRGEMYGADRSSVKPEQLTDEVWDFLFVGGPYPKSSAISPSLLNKMKEEFEYWYPFDLRVSGKDLIQNHLTFCIYNHTALVPKHHWPRGFRCNGHIMLNSEKMSKSTGNFRTLREAIEEFSADATRFSLADAGDGMDDANFVFETANAAILRLTKEISWMEEVLAAESTLRSGPASTFADRVFNNEINIAAKMTEKNYSEYMFREALKRGFYDLQAARDEYRLSCASGGMNRDLLWRFMDVQTRLITPICPHYTEYVWKELLKKDGYAVKAGWPEAYSPDLTLKKANKYLQDSIVSMRKLLQKQISGSKKAKTPATNVQNKPTVGLIFVNERYDGWKKVCLNILQMKFDAATTTFAPDQEILSELQKSEIGKEGNFKQIQKLCMPFLRFKKDEAKAVGAQALDLKLPFGEIDVLKENSELIKRQLGLEHLEVLCAADADATARAGDYSSVLISNPPSPGNPTAIFVN; encoded by the exons ATGACGGAAGAAACAGGAAAAAGCTTTGCTCGAAGAGATAAACTTTTGGAAATTGAGTCACAGGTACAGAAGATGTGGGATGACGGCAATGTGTTTCAGGCTGATCCCAAGGACTCACCACCAAAACCAGGTGAGAAGTTCTTTGGTAACTTTCCATTTCCATATATGAATGGATATCTCCATTTGGGTCATGCCTTTTCCCTTTCGAAGCTTGAATTTGCTGCCGCTTACCATAGATTGAGGGGAGCAAATGTGCTCTTGCCATTTGCTTTTCATTGTACTGGGATGCCAATTAAGGCTTCAGCTGATAAGCTTACGAGGGAGATCGAAATGTTTGGCAACCCGCCAGTTTTTCCTGTTGTTCAGGAAGAAGAAAGCGGCGAGCCCGGGGGGAAATCAGAGAATGAAAGTGAAGGGAATCAAGCTCAACCAGGTGGTAACTTTAAAGGTAAGAAATCGAAAGCTGTGGCGAAGTCTGGTGGTGTCAAGTACCAATGGGAGATTATGCAGAGTTATGGTTTGACTGACGAGGAGATAGTGAAATTCACAAATCCATATCACTGGCTCACCTTTTTTCCACCATTGGCCGTAGAGGATTTAAAGGCTTTTGGGCTGGGATGTGATTGGAGGCGCACATTTATCACGACTGATATGAACCCATATTTTGATTCATTTGTTAGGTGGCAAGTGAGGAAATTGAAAGCAATGGAAAAGATTGTTAAGGACTTGAGATATACTATATATTCACCTTTGGATGGCCAACCGTGTGCTGACCATGATCGGGCTTCTGGTGAAGGTGTTATCCCACAGGagtatattctcataaaaatggAGGTTATTGGTCCATTCACTTCAAAGATGAGTGTCTTGGAGGGAAAGAAGGTCTACCTAGCTGCTGCTACATTGAGACCAGAGACTATGTATGGGCAAACCAATTGTTGGGTATTACCCGATGGAAAGTATGGGGCTTTTGAAATTGATGACAACCAGGTGTTTATCTTAACAAGAAGGGCTGCTTTGAATTTGGCTTATCAGAAGCTGTCACGTTTTCAAGAGAAGCCAACTTGTTTGCTAGAGTTGACTGGTCAAGATCTAATTGGTCTGCCTTTGAAATCCCCTTTAGcatttaatgaaattatataTACTTTGCCCATGCTATCAGTTCTCACTGACAAGGGTACTGGAATTGTTACTAGTGTTCCAAGTGATTCTCCAGACGACTACATGGCGCTTCAAGATTTGAAAGCAAAGCCAGCATTCAGAGCCAAGTACGGTGTGAAGGATGAATGGGTTGTGCCGTTCGAGATCATACCCATCATCCACCACCCTGAATTTGGAGACAAGTCGGCAGAGAGAATATGCATTGACAAAAAAATTAAGAGTCAGAATGACAGAGAAAAGCTCGATGATGCCAAGAAAATTATATACAAGGGAGGATTCTACGAGGGTACCATGCTTGTGGGTGAGTTTACCGGAATGAAAGTTCAAGAGGCTAAAAGTTTGATAAGGAACAAGATTTTAGAGTTGGAGCTAGGTGTGATTTACAGTGAACCCGAAAAAAAAGTCATGTCAAGATCTGGGGATGAGTGTGTTGTGGCTTTGACTGATCAGTGGTACATCACTTACGGTGAAGAAGAATGGAGAAAGGcagccgaggagtgtttggccaGCATGAATCTTTATTCGGAAGAAGCAAGACATGGCTTTGAGCACACCTTGAGCTGGTTGAATCAGTGGGCATGTTCTCGAAATTTTGGGCTAGGAACTCGTATTCCCTGGGATGAAGAGTTCTTAGTTGAGTCTTTGTCTGATTCCACTCTATACATGGCATACTATACTGTAGCACATGTTTTGCAGAGAGGGGAAATGTATGGGGCTGATAGGTCTTCTGTAAAACCAGAACAACTAACGGATGAGGTTTGGGATTTCTTATTTGTCGGTGGACCGTATCCCAAATCCTCAGCAATATCTCCATCTCTTCTTAATAAGATGAAGGAAGAGTTTGAGTATTGGTATCCATTCGATCTCAGAGTATCTGGCAAGgatctcatccaaaatcatCTCACCTTTTGTATATACAACCACACAGCACTCGTGCCCAAGCACCATTGGCCTCGTGGATTCAGATGCAACGGTCACATTATGCTGAATTCTGAGAAAATGTCGAAGTCAACTGGGAATTTCAGGACTCTTCGAGAAGCTATTGAGGAATTTTCAGCTGATGCCACTAGGTTCTCCCTTGCAGATGCCGGTGATGGGATGGATGATGCCAACTTTGTCTTCGAGACTGCTAATGCTGCGATATTACGCCTTACAAAAGAAATCTCATGGATGGAGGAGGTTCTAGCTGCTGAGTCGACTTTGAGAAGTGGTCCTGCCAGCACTTTTGCAGACCGTGTGTTCaacaatgaaataaatattgcTGCCAAGATGACTGAGAAGAACTATAGTGAATACATGTTCCGAGAAGCTCTA AAACGTGGTTTCTATGATCTTCAAGCTGCAAGGGACGAGTATCGACTTTCTTGTGCTTCAGGGGGAATGAACCGTGATTTATTATGGAGATTTATGGATGTCCAAACACGACTGATTACTCCGATCTGCCCACATTACACAGAATATGTGTGGAAGGAGCTCTTGAAGAAGGATGGGTATGCCGTGAAAGCTGGATGGCCTGAAGCTTATTCACCAGATCTTACCCTCAAAAAGGCGAACAAATACTTGCAAGATTCAATTGTTTCTATGAGGAAGCTTTTGCAGAAGCAGATCTCCGGTTCCAAGAAAGCCAAGACCCCCGCAACAAACGTTCAGAACAAGCCCACAGTTGGCCTGATATTTGTAAACGAACGGTATGACGGCTGGAAAAAGGTGTGTCTCAACATACTCCAGATGAAGTTCGACGCAGCAACCACCACCTTTGCGCCTGATCAAGAGATACTTTCCGAATTACAAAAAAGTGAGATTGGTAAAGAAGGAAACTTTAAACAAATCCAAAAGCTGTGTATGCCTTTTTTGAGGTTCAAGAAAGACGAAGCTAAGGCGGTGGGTGCACAAGCGTTGGATCTGAAGCTTCCTTTCGGTGAAATCGATGTTCTTAAGGAGAACTCGGAACTGATCAAGCGGCAGTTGGGACTCGAACATTTGGAAGTTTTATGTGCGGCAGATGCTGATGCTACTGCAAGGGCTGGGGATTATTCCTCCGTTTTAATCTCTAACCCACCCTCCCCAGGAAATCCTACCGCAATCTTTGTTAACTAG
- the LOC142548619 gene encoding PHD finger-like domain-containing protein 5A isoform X1, whose product MYSTFPKKEKEKWIECIMFTLAAAYGSPLSHQSLFLGIFPEVMAKHHPDLIMCRKQPGIAIGRLCEKDDGKCVVCDSYVRPCTLVRICDECNYGSFQGRCVICGGVGISDAYYCKECTQLEKDRDGCPKIVNLGSAKTDLFYERKKYGFKKR is encoded by the exons ATGTACAGTACTTtcccaaaaaaagaaaaagaaaaatggatTGAATGCATTATGTTTACGCTCGCGGCTGCTTACGGTTCTCCACTATCGCACCAG TCACTGTTTCTAGGAATTTTTCCAGAGGTTATGGCTAAGCATCATCCAGATTTAATCATGTGTCGCAAGCAACCAGGGATAGCTATAGGAAGGCTTTGTGAGAAAGATGATGGAAAATGTGTGGTTTGTGATTCCTATGTGCGCCCTTGCACGCTTGTTCGTATATGTGATGAATGCAATTATGGATCTTTCCAAGGCCGGTGTGTCATCTGTGGTGGGGTGGGAATCTCGGATGCCTATTATTGCAAGGAGTGCACCCAGCTCGAAAAAGATAGGGATGGATGCCCTAAGATAGTCAACTTGGGGAGTGCTAAAACTGATCTATTTTATGAGAGGAAGAAATATGGCTTCAAGAAGAGGTGA